A stretch of Ischnura elegans chromosome 4, ioIscEleg1.1, whole genome shotgun sequence DNA encodes these proteins:
- the LOC124157286 gene encoding mitogen-activated protein kinase kinase kinase 4-like, whose translation MASASRSQVKYVYDLPYVERKELCRILDCNDKWEELGGKYMNFDVMTIQYLRQCLNRGGKSPTDELLTMWGHQNHTVLELFVLLSKMQHYQSMLTLKPFVDPHYHRLIYEGEENLTRIFQNSPSAQFNPSHGCPSSPSKSNSMTANRNVCQPMAGPSTSAAPQTPIVHASTPSALAQNKSMEVGPHNLNIPDPPQVFVKAAVAEKPTHVVIQPEEKIRNTDRLQYDAQPPSNEENASVRTGLPQTQATGNRVPLEEKETNIPSPDTQKSTSRSRASDVAGASSVAESYGSIPHIAYKELLMATNGWDKSTVLGKGGFGTVFKGTWKNTLIAVKRIELRGGENATSHQAQMEQSLREMKFLNSYRHDNILPLYGYSLDGGEPCLLYQFMPSGSLEDRLLCRNGTPPLSWQQRHNIATGTARGLQFLHTIKEKPLIHGDIKSANILLDQNFEARIGDFGLAREGPNNQYTHIKVSRVHGTRPYLPDEFLRSKKISSKVDTYSFGIVLFELATGLRAYDEGRAKKFLKDHVEWSEQEGTELSLIDRKGGLEGPGMTEWAGNEGGVAACPNPEHNIRSSIFMDLLRLGKLCVKKRAGERPEMVLVLQELDAMAARREIACRALKLARINSLTPSNPYERQLIHDQRRMSPQPMSQPRASSPSGMASPYPGIAVVQPFSNPGSATSTASTAPSPHMFLPSNLPHFSNNPQVQYRQWQNPNNNHNVSPNIQLPSRVPSVHVHPPSPVPLEDKFQAHYGANNGYDGSRGSQVSQGIPSSMTVPYSEEFLPATIPGQGSDSITEASRHQVDLENSHCDPGNCDDATVLASQLLPRLSMLGIGEGVNQSCELAGTEVGAAGGPLPSQVSSSHPSTERSGPTALLVSGRDKVSTIFNDD comes from the exons ATGGCAAGTGCCAGCAGGTCGCAAGTGAAATACGTTTACGATTTGCCTTATGTTGAGCGAAAAGAATTGTGTCGCATTTTAGATTGCAATGACAAGTGGGAGGAGTTGG gaggaaaatacatgaattttgatGTAATGACTATTCAATATTTGCGGCAGTGTCTAAATCGTGGAGGTAAATCTCCAACCGACGAGCTGCTCACTATGTGGGGGCATCAAAATCACACAGTCTTGGAGCTTTTTGTATTACTCTCCAAAATGCAGCATTATCAGTCAATGTTGACACTGAAGCCATTCG tGGACCCGCATTATCATCGTCTGATATACGAAGGGGAGGAGAATTTGAcgagaatatttcaaaattctccGTCTGCCCAGTTCAATCCATCTCACGGTTGCCCATCCTCGCCATCGAAAAGTAACTCAATGACTGCTAATCGTAATGTATGTCAGCCTATGGCCGGACCCAGCACAAGTGCAGCTCCTCAAACACCAATCGTCCATGCGTCTACGCCTTCTGCTCTAGCTCAGAATAAAAGTATGGAGGTTGGTCCACATAATTTGAACATCCCAGATCCTCCTCAAGTGTTCGTGAAAGCCGCTGTGGCCGAAAAACCAACTCATGTTGTCATTCAACccgaggaaaaaattagaaatactgaTAG atTGCAATATGATGCACAGCCACCTTCAAATGAAGAAAATGCCAGTGTGAGGACTGGATTGCCACAGACTCAAGCAACAGGAAATAGGGTACCACTTGAGGAGAAAGAGACTAATATTCCATCCCCTGACACTCAGAAGAGCACCAGTCGATCCAGAGCATCTG atgtTGCTGGTGCTTCATCAGTGGCAGAAAGCTATGGCTCAATCCCACACATTGCTTACAAGGAATTACTGATGGCCACAAATGGATGGGATAAATCCACTGTTCTTGGAAAAGGTGGCTTTGGCACTGTCTTCAAAGGAACATGGAAAAATACTCTAATTGCAGTCAAAAGAATTGAGTTG AGAGGTGGTGAAAATGCAACCAGCCATCAGGCACAAATGGAGCAGTCTCTGAGGGAAATGAAGTTTCTGAATTCTTATCGGCATGATAACATACTGCCTCTCTATGGATATAGCTTGGATGGTGGTGAGCCGTGCCTGCTTTATCAGTTCATGCCAAGTGGTTCTCTCGAGGACAGACTTCTATGTCGT AATGGCACTCCTCCACTGTCATGGCAGCAAAGACACAATATTGCAACTGGCACTGCTAGAGGACTTCAGTTTCTTCACACCATTAAGGAAAAACCTCTTATCCATGGAGACATCAAAAG TGCCAACATATTGCTGGATCAAAATTTTGAAGCACGCATTGGTGATTTTGGGCTTGCTCGTGAAGGCCCAAACAACCAATATACGCACATTAAAGTTAGCCGAGTGCATGGCACAAGGCCATACCTTCCAGATGAATTTTTGAGGTCCAAAAAAATCTCTTCAAAAGTGGACACTTATAGTTTTGGAATA GTCCTGTTTGAACTGGCCACTGGACTGAGAGCATATGATGAAGGGAGAGCCAAAAAATTCTTG AAGGACCATGTGGAGTGGAGTGAACAAGAGGGGACAGAGTTATCGTTGATTGATCGGAAAGGAGGGCTGGAGGGTCCAGGGATGACGGAGTGGGCTGGCAATGAGGGTGGGGTGGCCGCTTGTCCCAACCCCGAGCACAACATCAGGAGCTCAATCTTTATGGACCTGTTGAGGCTGGGGAAGCTGTGTGTGAAGAAGAGAGCAGGGGAGCGCCCCGAGATGGTTTTAGTCTTGCAGGAGCTGGATGCCATGGCTGCCAGGAGGGAAATTGCCTGCCGAGCTCTCA aACTTGCTAGAATAAACAGCCTTACTCCTTCAAACCCGTATGAGAGGCAGTTGATACATGATCAGCGAAGGATGTCTCCCCAACCGATGTCTCAGCCGAGAGCGTCATCTCCGAGTGGAATGGCATCTCCATACCCTGGGATAGCAGTTGTTCAGCCTTTCTCTAACCCAGGCTCTGCTACTTCCACAGCCTCAACGGCACCGAGTCCCCACATGTTCCTCCCTAGCAACCTGCCACACTTTTCAAATAACCCACAAGTTCAATACAGGCAGTGGCAAAACCCTAATAATAACCATAATGTGTCCCCCAATATCCAGCTGCCATCTAGAGTACCCTCTGTGCATGTCCATCCACCATCACCTGTGCCACTTGAGGATAAATTTCAAGCCCATTATGGAGCCAATAATGGGTATGATGGAAGCAGGGGTTCACAAGTATCACAAGGGATTCCATCCTCAATGACTGTGCCATATTCAGAGGAGTTCCTGCCGGCCACTATACCAGGACAAGGAAGTGACAGCATAACTGAAGCTTCAAGACATCAG GTTGACCTCGAGAATTCTCACTGTGACCCAGGAAATTGTGATGATGCTACAGTGCTTGCATCACAGCTTTTGCCCCGGCTATCCATGTTAGGGATTGGAGAAGGGGTTAATCAAAGCTGTGAGCTGGCTGGAACTGAAGTGGGTGCAGCAGGAGGTCCTTTGCCATCACAAGTATCGTCCAGCCATCCATCTACTGAAAGGAGTGGCCCTACAGCTCTGTTAGTGTCTGGCCGGGATAAAGTCAGCACAATATTCAATGATGACTGA